In a single window of the Thermodesulfobacteriota bacterium genome:
- a CDS encoding MucR family transcriptional regulator: MAKTLVEMAADIVQAQSSTRSMSTDEITFALQQTFKALQGMQQVGSAAAFAGLGEEAAEEAEAAAVPPAISPEKSIQKNRIICLECGQEFKMLSPKHLRSHNLDGRSYRKKHGFSLRQPLCAKSLSERRKKAGKERGLPENLRKSIQSRPRRGQGA; encoded by the coding sequence ATGGCGAAGACCCTGGTGGAAATGGCAGCCGATATCGTGCAGGCACAGTCCTCGACACGCAGCATGTCAACCGACGAGATTACCTTTGCCCTGCAGCAGACCTTCAAGGCGTTGCAGGGTATGCAGCAGGTGGGGTCCGCAGCGGCCTTCGCCGGCCTCGGCGAGGAGGCAGCTGAAGAGGCCGAGGCCGCAGCGGTGCCGCCCGCCATCAGCCCGGAGAAGTCGATCCAGAAGAACCGGATCATCTGTCTTGAGTGCGGCCAGGAGTTCAAGATGCTTTCCCCCAAGCATCTTCGTTCCCACAACCTGGATGGCCGCTCCTACCGGAAGAAGCACGGCTTCTCCCTGCGTCAGCCCCTCTGTGCCAAGAGTCTCTCCGAGCGCCGCAAGAAGGCGGGCAAGGAGCGGGGGCTGCCGGAGAACCTGCGCAAGTCCATCCAGTCGCGGCCCCGGCGCGGTCAGGGCGCCTGA